Below is a window of Hydrogenovibrio crunogenus DNA.
TGTCCGCATTAAATCTTCCAAGCTAAAAGGAATTGAAATTCCGGAAGCATTGGTTCCGTTAGCCATTGATGAATTCCCGGTGCTATTTGTTGCGGCCGCTTCGGCAGAAGGGCAAACGACCTTATCGGGTGCTGAGGAACTACGTGTTAAAGAGTGTGATCGAATTCAAGTCATGGCAGATGCTTTAGTCGCTGTTGGTATTGATGCACAACCAACGGAAGATGGCATGATCATCAATGGTGGCATACAGAGTCCCCAATCGTCTGAAATTCAAAGCCATCACGACCACCGTATATCGATGGCAATGACCGTAGCTGGATTGAATGCCGCTTCAGAAATCACGATCGATGATTGCGCTAACGTCAGAACGTCTTTCCCAACCTTTATTGAACTAGCGAATACGGTTGGCTTAAACGTCTCTGCCGTCGAAGTATAAAAGGATTTTTATGACAAACTCAGTTGTGACTATTGATGGCCCAAGCGGGGTTGGGAAAGGAACACTTGCACAATTTTTATGCTGCAAAACCGGATTTCATTTATTGGACAGTGGTGCGATTTATCGAAGTTTAGCTTATGGTGCCCTTGAAGAGGGCATTGCCTTTGATAATTTGCCAGGCCTGGTTGATTTAGCTGAAAATCTTCCCGTTAAATTTATTGAAAACAGCATTCTTTACCGTGAAAAAGATATCACCTCTAAAGTACGCACTGAAGAAGTGGCTGCAGTAGCTTCTAAAGTTGCCGCTATTCCGGAAGTCAGAGCCGCATTGCTAAAGCGTCAAAAGGACTTTGCACAACCACCAGGGCTTATCGCTGATGGACGAGATATGGGTACTGTTGTTTTTCCACATGCACCCGTTAAATTATTTTTAACAGCCTCCGCAGAAGAAAGAGCAAAAAGACGTGTTAAACAGTTGAAAAATCAAGGAGTTGATGTTAATATTCGCCAAATAACTCAAGACATTATGGAAAGAGACGAACGAGATCGAACTCGTAAAAGCTCTCCATTAGTGCCGGCAGAAGATGCTTTAGAGATTGATACAACTGATTTATCGATTGAAGATGTCTGCCAAATGGCATTGAACAAACTCTATGACGCTGGGTTAATGAAGTAGGTTTTATATAATTTATATTTATAACCTGTTGAATTAAAAAGATTTAATAAAATCCCTGTTCGAATTCCGAATGGGGATTTTGTTTTTTATAAAAATGTATTTTGTTGGCTTGTTGGGATGCCGACGATTAAGAACTGACCCGACTATTATTCTAGATACCCCAATACGATAGAAATAGCCGGTTTGAAAATTTTGGTAAATTATCCATGAGTGAATTATCTTTCGCTGAATTATTTGAGCAGTCTTTACAAGAAGACAAATTCAAAACAGGTTCTTTGATTATCGGAACCGTTGTCGGTATCGACAAAGAAACTGTCCTAGTTGACGCAGGTATGAAATCTGAGTCTGCTATTCCTAAGTCACAATTTGAAGATGCTAACGGAGAACTTGAAGTTGCCGTTGGTGATGAAGTTGAAGTTTATCTAGAAACCCTAGAAGATGGTTTCGGTGAAACTCGTTTATCACGTGAAAAAGCAAAACGTGCTAAGACTTGGGATCGTTTGGAAACTGCTCTAGAAGATGGCGAAACTGTAACTGGTCTAGTGACTGGTAAAGTTAAAGGCGGCTTAACAGTTGATGTTGAAGGCGTTCGTGGTTTCCTTCCTGGTTCACTTGTGGATGTACGTCCTATCCGTGACTTCGGTTTCCTAGAAGGTAAAGAAGTAGAGCTTAAGCTGGTTAAACTGGATCGTAAGCGTAACAACGTTGTTGTTTCTCGTCGCGCAGTCATCGAAGCTGAAAACTCTGTTGAGCGTGAAGCACTTCTTGCTAACATGGAAGAAGGATCAGTTCTACAAGGTATCGTTAAGAACCTAACAGACTACGGTGCATTTATTGATTTAGGTGGTATCGATGGTCTATTGCACATTACTGATATGGCATGGCGTCGTGTAAACCATCCTTCAGAAGTTATCCAAGTTGGTGATGAGATCGAAGTTAAGGTATTGAAGTTCGACAGAGAGAAAAACCGTGTTTCTCTAGGCATGAAACAACTTCAAGAAGATCCATGGTCAGATATGGTTGCACGTTACCCAATTGGTTCAGAAATCATGGGGAAAGTTGCGAACATCACAGACTACGGTGCTTTCATTGAAATCGAAGATGGTATTGAAGGGCTTGTTCACACGTCTGAGCTGGATTGGACTAACCGTAACATTCACCCATCTAAAGTGGTTCACCTCGGTCAAGAAGTTAAAGTTAAAATCTTGGATGTTGACCAAGAGCGTCGTCGTATTTCATTGTCTATCAAGCAATGTACAGTCAACCCTTGGGAAGCTTTCTCAGCTACGCATTCTAAAGGTGACAAAATCTCTGGTAGCATCAAGTCTATCACTGATTTCGGTATCTTTATTGGCCTAGATGGTAACATTGATGGTCTTGTCCACTTGACAGACATTTCTTGGTCACAATCTGGTGAAGAAGCAGTTCGTGAATTCAAGAAAGGCGATGAGCTAGAAACAGTGATTCTATCAATCGATCCTGAGCGTGAGCGTATTTCTCTAGGTCTTAAGCAACTTGAGCAAGATCCTTTCGGTGAGTTTGTTGCTGAAAATGGTAAAAACAGCATCGTAACTGGTACAGTTAAATCTGTTGATGAAAAAGGTGCAGTGATTGACCTAGCAGAAGAAGTTGAAGGTTATCTTCGCGCTTCTGAGTTGGATGAAGATACGCGTGATGCGAGCTCAGTATTGAAAGTCGGTGATTCTGTCGAAGCTAAGATTGTCAATGTTGATCGTAAAAACCGTAATGTTTCGCTATCAATCAAAGCAAAAGCAATGCAAGATGAAGCGAATGCAGTTAAAGACTATTCAGCAAAACAACCTCAAGCACAAAACACTTTAGGGGACTTGTTAAAAGGTCAGCTTTCTTCTGAAGATTAATTGTAATTCAACACCTGTTCACGCTGCTGTGAATGGGTCAGTAAATACATTAAAACTCTAGTCTGCTTATGCTAACGCAACAGCAGGCTAGAACACGATTCATTTTTAATGAATGAAGAAAGAGACAATAATAATGACTAAGTCAGAATTAATTGAATTGATTGCAAGAAAACAAACTCAATTTAGTCAAAAAGATGTTGAGTTAGCAATCAACCAAATCTTAGACTCGATGATAGACACTTTATCAGAAGGCGACAGAATTGAAATTCGTGGCTTTGGTAGTTTTAGTCTTCATCATAGAAAAGCACGTTTAGGGCGTAATCCCAAAACAGGCGAAAAGGTTGAATTAAGTGAAAAACGCGTCCCTCATTTCAAACCAGGAAAATCCCTGCGCGATAGGGTAGACGCTTCCAAAGATTTCACGGATATTATTGGCTAATATCGTTCAACTATTCTTTGAAAAGGGTTACAATGTTTTTAAAACATTGTGGCCCTTTTTTTATGACTAAATTTTTTTCATTTACCCTCACAATCCTTTTTCTATTAATCGGTTTAACATTGGGAATCCTTAACCCCAATCTTGTCCCGTTCGATCTTTTCTGGACACAAATCGAAATGCCATTATCACTTTTACTTGCAATTGCACTCGTCATCGGGATGCTCCTTGCCAGTCTCTATTTTTTTTCACAAACGTTGAAATTAAAATGGCAACTCAAACGACATGAAAAAGCGAATAAAAAACAATTGGATGAAATCATTCAACTCAAAAAACAAATGCTCGAGCTACAAACACAAAAAAATGACAGTGATAAAAAGTTATTAAGCCTTGAAACGACTGAGCAATAAAGCTCACGTGTCATTACCAAACATTCAAATTTGTAAATCCCAAAAATAATATAGACTGCTTTATTTAAGAGACTAACCATGAACCAATCCGTCCAACCTGATCCAAAAGTTGTTGTTGCCCTTGATTTCCCTAAAACCGAATTGGCTGAGGACTTTGCTCGCCAACTTGATCCTCGACTATGCCGTTTAAAAGTCGGTAAAGAATTGTTCGCACTTGGCGGTCCGCAACTCGTTGAAAAGCTCATTGCACAAGGCTTTGATGTTTTTTTGGACTTAAAATATCACGACATTCCTAACACCGTCGCCATGGCCTGTCGCGCGGCTGCAGAAATGGGTGTTTGGATGGTAAACGTTCACAGCCTAGGCGGCCGGAAAATGATGGAAGCCGCTAAAGAAGCAATTTTATCGGCCTCACACTCACACCAACCTCTTTTAATTGGCGTGACCATTCTTACCAGCATGGAGACCGAAGATTTGGCAGAAGTTGGTTTAACAGGAACCCCAAAAGAAAATGTATTACGTTTGGCTAAGCTGGCGCACTCTTCTGGGCTAGACGGCGTAGTGAGCTCGGCGCAAGAAGCATCAGAGTTAAGAAAAGAGATTGGACAAGATTTTTGCCTGGTCACTCCAGGCATCCGCCCAGCAAATGCTGACATAAATGATCAAAAAAGAATCATGACGCCTGCAGATGCCATATCAGCCGGGTCAAGCTATCTGGTAGTGGGGCGCCCAATAACCCAGGCAAAAGATCCTATTGCCGTATTAAACCAGATTAATGCGTCAATCGATATATAGGTAATTCCAGTTTAAACTCAACACCATAAGGTTCATTGTCTTGAACATTAATCAAGTTATGAGCCTCAACATTTCCGTGATGGAAATCTGCTATCAACTTCACAATAAACAAGCCCAATCCTAAGTGCGTTTGATCATCTGCATTCACTTCACGAATGGACATCATACCGTCAAAAATCTGCTTTTCATAACCAGAGGGAAGCCGTGGGCCGCTGTTTTGAACTCGAATAATGATCATTTTATCCACCTGATTCGCTAAAACCTTAATGGGCATTTGATGGTCATTAAAGTCCTTGGCATTACTGATAAGTTTATCCATGAGCTGTTCTAGCATAAAACCATCACCTAGAATATAGGTCTCCGGCTTCAACTGATAGTCCACCAAAATTTCTTTTTTATCATTGGTTTCCTGAATACTTTCTAGATAGTGCTTTAGCATTTCACCAATATCGAAAGGTTCTGGACTTTGCGAATGTAAACTGTCTTCAATACTAGAGGCCTCTGACAAAGAAGCAATAATTTGCTTTAACTGTTCTAAAGCATGTTTTGAATAACGTACTTGCTTATGTTCAACATCTTTCTCCAGCAATGACAAAGACATCGATAGACGGTTTAAAGGATTGTGAATTTCATGCCTTAATGTTCTTGGTAATTGTTTTAAGTATCGCTCGTAAGAGGAAAGCTGGGTCAGCATTTCGTAAATATGATGCCTTAGGTCAGATAGTTCATCGTGATAGCCCCGAATTCGAGTGTCAGGAAAAGACAACTGGTTTACTTTGCCATAATTATCAAAGGTATTACGAACATCTTTATCTAATCGGACGATGCGGTTCGAAAGCGATGCCGTATAAAAAATGGCACCCAAAATCACCATTAAGAAAACAAGTCCGCCAATCCCAATCAAACGATAGAAGTAATTTAATGACTCAGAGAGCAAGCTGTCCATCGTTTGTTCTAAAACCGCAGCACCAATAATTTGGTTTTTTACTCTTAAAGGGGTGGCCGACATTAAGGATACTGGCTGGTTGTTACGATCCATACGATACTGCTGAAAGGTTCGTCCATTAATCGCTTGTCGTATTAAAGCAATTTCTGGTGTTTTACTCTGGGGATAAGGGTAGGGCAAGGTATAAGGAATGATTGCTGAAAACGTTTTAATTAAATAATGCCCTAACAAACTAAAAGGGTCATTATTTTTTTCTAACGAATTATAGTTCGGCAAATGACCGACCACATAAGTGGCTTGCCCATATTCATTCACAATCCACAGAACGGATTTTTCTAGATTCAGATGGGACAATTGACTGGTGGGGTTACCAGCCTGAATTTGTAACGCCCATAAATCGGTTCTATTTTCCAGAATATAGGATAAATTAATCACCGTCTGCTGTTGAATGATTGCTTGATTCTTCAAAAGCAATCGGTGCAAATCCACAGCAAACTTATAGGCCAAAAAGGGTAAAACAGTTAATAATAACAACAAGATAAAGAATCTTGTTCGAATAGATAATCGAAGACGAAAGGCCGGTTTTTGCATAATCTTTTTTAAACAATCCTATTAGTCAAAACTGGCCAGGCCTGGTTATTTTTTGTGCCAGCTGTACCCTCGTCCATATTCATTGTGAATTAAGTTGAATTCAGGATCGATTTTCTTAAAAGCCGACCGGATTCGACAAATATGTGTGTTAATGGTATTTCGCTCAACCACTCCTTGAGTAGACTCCTGCAAGGTATCATACGTCACAACGCCTCGCTCGCCGGTTAAGGCGAACTGTTTCAGCATCTCAAACTCAGTGGCTGTGAGATCCAATGGCTTTTCTTGCCAATACGCTTTGAACTCTTCATTTGCTAAATCCAACCCTTTTATCAATGATTGCTCATTTTTATCGATGGCAGGGCTAGAACCCGTGATACGAAGCAAGTTTTTAACCTTTGCGGTTAACACGCTCAAGCTAATTGGCTTGGGTAAATAATCAATCGCACCTAATGCATGCCCGGTATAAATATCAAACTCAGATTGTCTTTCCGACAGAAATATCACCGGTATCGCGCGTTCATAAGACAACAGGTGCTTCGCAAGCTCAAAACCACCGTCAATTTCATTACCCAAAATAATATCGGAAATGACTAAATCCGGCAGACTCACATCAAAGCTTTTTTCAGCCGATTTTCGATCCGAAAAGGCTTTCACTTGAAACCCTTGTTCTATTAAAGCTGTTTCAAGGTTTTCCAGTTGCAATGGATCATCTTCAATAATACTGATGGTGTAATCAGTGTTTAACATAGTTTGCTACTCCAAAGAGGTCGATTGTTCCACTTATTTAAGCAATTTATTTGATATATTGAAAGTCCAATACTTGCATATTCATAATGATTCCAGCATCTTGAATCGGCAGCACAATCGCATCCTGATCTGAATGATTATGATGAGAATGCCACCAACCTGGTGGAGTGACAAAAACAGAACCGGGTGTCCACATCGCTTTAATCGGATCAATCAGATTCCCATCTTCATCAATCTCTTTAGCAATCATGGTATAAGTATCGGGTCCGGCAGACACGCAATAATCCAGCGCAACCGAATTATGTCGATGCGGTTTTTGCACAACCCCTGCCGGCAAAGCATTATAAAGTGACCACAAAGTGTGCGTCAGCGTTAACGTGTGCGGAAAATTAGGGTTTGAAAGTAATATTCCTGTGCGATTTCGTCCTGCCGCTTCTTCTCGAATTTTATCCAACTCATTATCCAAACGCTCTTTGGTGTAAAGAACCGGTGCAAAACGTTTTGTTTTAGGCACAACCCCCAAATACTCCAACAAAGGCGCATCATGTACCCAGTAAATCGCTGTGTCTTCAGTTGCCGTATGCAAAGCATCCGTGACGGCAGGCAAAGTAAACAAATCTCCCGCTTTCCACTCAATGGTTCCTTCAGACATTTGCGTTCGCCCTGAACCACGAATCACAAAAAACATCTGAGAAGTCGCCTCAACTTGCGTTTTCAAGGTGTCATTCGGGTTAATTTTCAAGAAATTGGCCATTAAATTAGGCGTGGTCGCAGGGTAGGCAACATCCAAGCTTTTAGAAAGATCAAAAGGAATCACTCGAGTATCGCCAGACTGATGCAAACTGGACGGATAATCGACCACATCAATCTTTGGCATCGGCGGATTCACCGCAGACATGTATTCATTAAAATCAGCTTGCGCTTCCCACTGTTGCTGTGCTACTTCTTGTCTGTGCTCAACGGCTTGCTTTGGAATCATAATTACTTAAAACCTATTACCTAACTATTTAAATTTATTCAATTTTTTACGTTCACTGGAAGAGGGGATATGCAGTGCTTCACGATATTTTGCAATCGTTCGGCGTGCCACATTGATGTCTTTTTCTTCCAGCAAAGCCATTAATTTATTATCGCTTAATGGCTTATTAGGATCTTCCCCTTCAATTAGCTGTTTAATATGCGACTTAATCGCGATGGCGGATTGATCATCACTGCCATACTGAGAGACCCCGGTTGAAAAGAAATACTTCAACTCAAACGTACCTCTTGGGGTTTGCATATATTTTTGATTAGTCGCACGAGAGATGGTTGACTCATGCAATTCTAAAGATTCAGCAACATCACGCAACACCATTGGCTGCATTGCTTGTTCACCTTCTTCAAAAAAGCGAGCTTGCTTTTCAATAATATACTTACCAACTCTCAGCAAAGTTTCGCCGCGACTTTGAATGCTTTTGATCAATCCTTTCGCTTCAATCAGTTGTTCTTTTATCTGTTTGGTATCTGAATTGTCTGCGCCCAAACTGCCGGCCATATCGATGTAAGCAGAATTAATAGTCAAACGCGGGAAGGCATCTTGATTCAATTCCACAATAAATCCATCTTTAGAACGATACAGTTTCAGATCAGGAATAACAATTTCACCCTGTGTGGAAGAATACTCTCTCCCCGGACGCGGACTGAGCGCCTGAATGACATGAATGACTTCCATCAATTCCTCATCATTCAATAGGTAGATTTTTTTAATCCGCTTGTAATCGCGCACACTGAGTAGATCAAAATTCTCTTCAATGATTTTAATGGCGGTCACAACATAAGGATTTTGAGGAAGCGCCTTAAGCTGAAGAATCAAACACTCCGATAAATTTCTAGCACCTACACCCGTCGGCTCAAATTGTTGAATAACAAAAAGCACTTGTTCAATATCGGCTATGCTAATGATTAAGTCCGGTTCATTTTTTTGAATCGACGCCATAATGTCTTCCAAAGGCGTTTTCAAATAACCTTCATCGTCAATGTCATCAATAATATAAGAGGCTATAACTTCTTGAGAATCTGACCAGGAATAAATATCAGATTGCCAGTAAAGCTTTTCACTGAGTGTCACTTCAGCCGACGTATAATTCTCAGGAGCCGTATAGTCATCATTATTACTGGACTTAATAGAGTTCGAGATAGGGGAGTCTATATAAACCTCCTCCCATTCATAATCCGCCTGCAAATCATCCGAAAGGGTATCGGAAGATTCGATATCCAATTCCGTCTCACTCGCTTCATTTATTGGCTCTTCTTCATATTCAGAATCGGCCGCATCAAACTCTTCAGCTTCATCTGGACCATCCTCATCAAGTTCTAACATGAAATTTGTTTCAAGCGTCGTCGAAATGGTTTGCTGAACCTCGAGTGCAGAGTATTGCAAAATTTTGATAGATTGTTGCAGTTGGGGAGTCAGTTTGAGCTGTTGACCTATATTAATCTGTAAACCTGGCATTAAAGCCATAGATAGAATCTCCTTGCCCTGAAATGATTTATCGGTTGAGTATCTTAATAATGGTTATATAATAATCTAAAATGACTTAAAACGGTATGATCCTTGGCATAAGTTTAAAAAAACATGCCAAAATTTTGATTTTAAGTAAATAATACAAAAATAATGAGAGGAGTGACAAGGTGTCAATCAAGCAACAAGCGCATGAAATCGTTGATCAATTACCAGATGATGCAAACTGGAATGACTTAATTAAGAGTCTATATCGTAATCAAAAAATTACGTTAGGGATGACGGATCTAGAATTAACACAAAATCAACTATCTGAAGCCGAGATTTCGACGATTATGGCACGAATAGAGTCATCCAGCACCATGCCTGATGATATGCGTGATACTAAGTCCTACAACCCAGGAAACGAGGCAACACTAGGGATGGTTGCAGGGATTATCGCAATCTTTTTCGCTTTTGTATTTCCACCAATTACTTGGATTGCCGCACCGATAGCCGTCATTGCCGGTGCAATGGGTGTTAAACACCATCAGCCTAAAGCTTGGGTACCGATTTTAATGGCTATCGTTTCAATGGCACCAATCATGATAATGCTAAGCGAACACATGGATTACTTTAAATAAAAAGTATCAGTCAATATAACTCATTCACACAACAAGGTCTGGATATTCAAAGAGTGATGTCCAGACTCAACCAACCAATACCCATCAAATAAATACCCATAAACTTTTCCATACGTAAATCTCATTCGTAAAGATACTCCGCGTTATTTTTAATAATTTAAGTCTTATTCATCCCCTTTATTAATATATTCGCATAATGTATATTATGTTAAATTCAATATTTGATAAAGAAATTGATACACAGACACTCTTCTTCTGCTTCAAAATCAACAATTAAGCAATAACGTAATTCATTAGAATAATGACCAGGCCTGGTCATTATTTATGTTAAAAAAGAAATTATGGATGAGTATGTAATTGGAGATTCATTACATTACAGGATGGTTAATACATTTTCTGGTGGTCTTCCTATTACCACTTGATGACCCACCTTAACAATCGGTCTTTCAATTAGCTTAGGATTTTCGACCAAAATTTCGAGCCATTCATTTCTCGATCTGTCATCGTTTAAAGAAAGCTTGAGCTCTTTAAACAAATTTTCACCGGTTCGAATTATTTCCTGTGGTGTAATGTTCATTGCATGGCATAAAGCATCTAGCTCTTCAATACTGGGTGGCATGTCTAAATAACGCACTTCATTAACGCTGACGCCATTGTCTTGCAAGATTTGCAGCGTTTGACGACTCTTGGAACAACGAGGATTATGGTAGATTGTAGCTTGCTTCATAAAAACGTCTCAACGGTGTTATTCAATACTTTCAGTCGCATTTTCATCATCAGATTCTTGATCCAAACGCTTATTCAAAGCCGCTTCAACCGCTTCAATTCGGGACTGACATACCTGGTAAGCTCTCGTGGCTTCATCCACCATCGGAACCAGTTCATCAATATCAATTTCTTCTGAATGAGACAGTTTTTGAGCAATTTCCTGTAATTTTGCATAATTCTGCTGATAACTTTCTGCATTATTTACTTTTGCCATACGAATATCCTATATTACGTTTCGTCAATGGGAATGGCCTGAACGATGCCATCACTAAAGGTTATATCAATCTGAGATTGCTGGCGCGCTTTTTGAGCTGTTTTAATCGGTGTGCCCTGCTTGTCTTTGATAATCGCAAAGCCACGATTAAGCTGTGTTTTAGGACCGGAGCTTAAAATAAAGCCAATCCACTGTTTATTTTTACTCTTAGCCTGCTCCAAACACATAAAGGGCTCCGTTTTTATCGTTTGATTTATTTGATTAAGCTGTTGTTTTTGCAAACTTAAGGCACCATTTACCTGATAATGAACTTCTTGATTTAACTGAGACAGCTGGTGTTTTTTATTTTGCAGCAAACTAACGCTCTGGCGCTGTATTTGATAATTCAAGGGTGCCAAAGTACGCTTCAGCTTGTCGGTAATCGCTAAACTCTGACGTTGTACGGTCTTTTCCAAATCGGCAAGACTCTGCTTTTGTTTTTGCACATACAGCTGACTGGCTCGCTCAATCAACAGCCAATGTTGCTGCGCTTTTTGTGCACGATTGAAAATGGCGTGCCGAATTCCGGCAATCACCTTACTCGGGGTATCAAACCGGGTCGAAGCCACTTCATCTAATAACGTATTATCCCGTTCATGACCAATACCGGTCAGCACTGGAATCGTGGTTTGGGCAATTTGTTTTGCCAAGCTGTAAACATTCAACGGATTTAAATCCAGCTTTGCCCCACCACCTCGAATAATGATGAGCGCATCAAATGGATTGGCGGCATGCAGCCCATTAAACGCTTCAAATGCCGCCAGCATTTCTGCTTCAACGCGCTCCCCTTGAAAAGCGGTATAAAAATATTTAAATTCACATAAATTCGAGGCCTGCAGCAAATCGGCATCCGCTCTAAAATCGCCCAGGCCTGCTGCGTTAGGTGGCGCAATCACTGCCACTCTAAAAAAATCTTCTGGGAACGGAAACGCTTTATTTAGATCATATAACTTCTCTGCAATCAGTTGCTGGCGAATCTTATTGAGATTAGCCTCCAATTCTCCAAGCGTGAAGCTCGGATCAATGTCCTGAACAACCAAAGAAAAGCCAAATTTTTCATGGAAGTTAACTTCCGCCAACAATAAGATTTTTTGACCCGGCTTCAGCTCAGATCCCGTTTCTAGCGCAAATCGCTCCAATAAGCGTTTAACATTACTCTGCCAGATCATGGCTCGGCAAGTGGCAATGGGCTGACCGGATTCGGCGGTTTCGGAAAGTTCAAGATACACATGGCCACGACGTTCATTAAGGTTTGCCACTTCGGCTTTAACCCAGACGGCTCCTGGAAAAGACTGGCGTAAAGCCACTTGAACCTGAGTCATCAGTTGTGACAAGGTAACGCCTTTTTCTTTTTCATTAGCCGGCACTGCCCC
It encodes the following:
- the arsC gene encoding arsenate reductase (glutaredoxin) (This arsenate reductase requires both glutathione and glutaredoxin to convert arsenate to arsenite, after which the efflux transporter formed by ArsA and ArsB can extrude the arsenite from the cell, providing resistance.), with the translated sequence MKQATIYHNPRCSKSRQTLQILQDNGVSVNEVRYLDMPPSIEELDALCHAMNITPQEIIRTGENLFKELKLSLNDDRSRNEWLEILVENPKLIERPIVKVGHQVVIGRPPENVLTIL
- the xseB gene encoding exodeoxyribonuclease VII small subunit: MAKVNNAESYQQNYAKLQEIAQKLSHSEEIDIDELVPMVDEATRAYQVCQSRIEAVEAALNKRLDQESDDENATESIE
- the xseA gene encoding exodeoxyribonuclease VII large subunit, which translates into the protein MILLEVPFSEKEAAKSLGARWNPQEKKWYIPDELENDLSAFQKWLPLEQVTQTTLSPGAVPANEKEKGVTLSQLMTQVQVALRQSFPGAVWVKAEVANLNERRGHVYLELSETAESGQPIATCRAMIWQSNVKRLLERFALETGSELKPGQKILLLAEVNFHEKFGFSLVVQDIDPSFTLGELEANLNKIRQQLIAEKLYDLNKAFPFPEDFFRVAVIAPPNAAGLGDFRADADLLQASNLCEFKYFYTAFQGERVEAEMLAAFEAFNGLHAANPFDALIIIRGGGAKLDLNPLNVYSLAKQIAQTTIPVLTGIGHERDNTLLDEVASTRFDTPSKVIAGIRHAIFNRAQKAQQHWLLIERASQLYVQKQKQSLADLEKTVQRQSLAITDKLKRTLAPLNYQIQRQSVSLLQNKKHQLSQLNQEVHYQVNGALSLQKQQLNQINQTIKTEPFMCLEQAKSKNKQWIGFILSSGPKTQLNRGFAIIKDKQGTPIKTAQKARQQSQIDITFSDGIVQAIPIDET